Proteins encoded together in one Sceloporus undulatus isolate JIND9_A2432 ecotype Alabama chromosome 4, SceUnd_v1.1, whole genome shotgun sequence window:
- the TCF15 gene encoding transcription factor 15, translated as MAFTMLRPMAAHVLYPDLSLLSEEDEENQSESDASDRSYGCCEGRRKGSRKPGQVVVVKQRQAANARERDRTQSVNTAFTALRTLIPTEPVDRKLSKIETLRLASSYISHLANVLLLGEGCEDGQPCFSAIYSAKGEMEAKQPRSICTFCLSNQRKGNSRRDLGGSNCLKVRGVNHLKVLQR; from the exons ATGGCCTTCACCATGCTCAGACCCATGGCTGCCCATGTCCTGTACCCAGACCTCAGCCTACTgtcagaggaggatgaggagaacCAGAGCGAAAGTGATGCCTCGGACCGGTCCTACGGTTGCTGCGAAGGCCGCCGGAAGGGGTCCCGGAAACCTGGCCAAGTGGTAGTGGTCAAGCAGAGACAGGCGGCCAATGCCCGAGAGAGGGACCGGACCCAGAGTGTCAACACAGCCTTCACGGCTCTCCGGACCCTCATCCCCACCGAGCCGGTCGACAGGAAGCTGTCCAAAATTGAGACCCTGCGCCTGGCCTCCAGCTATATTTCCCACTTGGCCAACGTCTTGCTCCTGGGCGAAGGGTGTGAAGATGGGCAGCCTTGCTTCAGTGCCATCTACAGTGCGAAGGGGGAGATGGAGGCCAAACAGCCAAGGAGTATTTGCACGTTCTGTCTAAGCAACCAGAGGAAGGGG aaCAGTCGTCGAGACCTTGGTGGAAGCAACTGCTTGAAGGTGAGAGGGGTGAACCACCTCAAGGTGCTACAGAGATGA